In Nitrospira sp., the genomic window GAGCTGTGAGGAGGCGCGGCATTCGGGCTTGGATGCAGTGGTATACCGAGGACCGACCGCATCAGGCGCTGGGGTATCGGAGCCCGATTCAATACCGGGCCCAACAATCAACTCGGGTCGCTTGATTTCAGGGGAGCACTACAGGTCATCGCCGAGAAAGAGATGGTCGAGCAGCCTGATACCCAGCAAATCTCCCGCTTCCCGCAGTCGTGTGGTGAGCGTCCGCTCCTCAGGGCTCGGCGTGGGATCAGTGGAGGGATGGCTATGAAACGTACCGCGCTTGCGCTCATTCCTGACAATCGACGCACGCACGAGCACGCTGGGTTGAGGACAGCCTAACCGGACTGGAGAATGGAGGCCGAACGGGCACACACCGGTGGTCAGATTCGTCGCAAGACTCGTTCGAAAGCCCACGCAAGTCGCTCAACGCTGCTCCGCCTGCGACGGTGACGTGAGCCGGCAATTGTCTGTCGTTGTTGACAAATGTCAATTGACGTTTTACAGTCAAACCGGTGATTCGAAGCTTCCGGCATAAGGGCTTGCAGCTTCTGTTCGAGCAGGACGATGGGAGGAAGCTCAAAGCTGATCAGCTCGATCGGCTGCGGTTGATCCTCTCGGCGCTCAACGCCGCGGAAAGTGTAGAGGATATGAACCAGCCGACCTTTCGCCTGCATCCGTTGAAAGGAGATCGTAAGGGCTCTTGGGCCGTCACCGTTCGCGCGAACTGGCGGGTCACCTTTCGGTTCAGTCAAGGGCATACGCACGATATAGATTTAGAGGACTATCATTGAGAGGCCATGCATGATGATGAAGAATCCTGTCCACCCGGGGAAGTTGGTCGAAGCCAATCTCGAGGAACTGGGCCTGAGCGTGGCGGAAACCGCCAAGGCGATGAAGGTGACGCGACAACAGCTGTACAACGTCATCCGGGGAAAGAGTGCGGTCTCACCGGATATGGCCTTGCGGTTTGAAAAGGCGTTCGGCGGCAGCGCGGCGATGTGGTTGGGGATGCAGTCGGCCCATGATCTCGCACAGGCGCGGAAAGAACACAGGAAAGTCAAGATCCGACGGCTTGCAGAACATCGGCTAGGGGTTGCGTCGTAATCACGGGCCGGTGATCGAATCAGTGAGGCGCCTGATCGCTCAACGTTGCAGTATGCGAAAAACTTCGCGCTTTGTGGCTTAACACACGCACAGTGGCGCACTGAACTGAGTGGACGGGACGTGATTGTAAGTGGCGATGTGAAACCTACTCGTAGCGCAAGGCCTCGATCGGATTCAGCCGTGCTGCTTTGTTGGCAGGATAGAGCCCAAAAAATAGACCAACCACAAGGGAAAAACCGAACGCGGTCACGATTGTCTGGCCTGAGATGATGGTCGGCCACCCGGCTATAATGGACGTCAGCCTTGCTGCGGTCACGCCCAAGAGCACGCCGATTCCTCCCCCGACCATACTGAGCGTCATGGCCTCAATTAGAAATTGCATCATGATGTGGAGCCGTTTGGCACCAACTGCCATCCGTATTCCAATCTCTCTCGTGCGTTCGGTCACCGACACCAGCAGGATATTCATAATGCCGATGCCCCCGACAAGAAGAGAGACAGATGCAATGGCGAGCAACATACCCGTCAATGTCTCACTCGTCCCCTCTTGAACTTTTGCCACATCAATCTGGGTACGAATAAGGAAATCATCCGGTCGATCTCCTTGTAATCGATGGCGTGATCTCAGCACCTCCCGTATTTGTTCAACCGCCTCAAACACATCCTCCGTCCGATCGGTAGCGACATGGACGCCGCTGACGGTTCCAAGGAAGGATGTCCCCAACACCTTCCGTTCCGCTGTGCTGAAAGGAATAATCACGACATCGTCTTGATCACTGCCGGAAGGACTCTGCCCTTTCGGACTCAACACACCGATGACCCGGATGGGAACATTTTTCAGACGAAGAATCGCTCCAACCGGCTCTTCTCCTGGCTCAAAGAGATTGTCCACCACCGTCTGACCGATCAGCGCCACACGGGCAGCGGTATCCATATCCGTTTGGGTGAAGGGACCTCCGCTGCTGTAGGCCCAGTCTCTGACGGTCAACGCACTCGGCGAAGCCCCTATAACTGTTGTACTCCAATTACGGCCTCCGTTCATCACCTGCATGGAGCCCGATCGAGACCAACCCGCTTCAGTCAACAGAGGAATCTTCTTTTTTAAATCAATGGCATCGGCCACTGTTAAGGTGACCACGGCACCTTGCCCCCCACGCACGCCACTGATCAGCGAATAATTCGGCCAAATGAGGATACTATTCGCTCCCATGGAGGCAATCTGCTTCTGCACAGCGAGTTTCGCCCCCTCCCCGATACTCACCATGGCAATGACCGCACCGACTCCGATGATGATTCCCAACATCGTCAAACCAGCGCGCAGGCGGTTTCGCTGCAAGATTCGGAGTGCGGTCACGATGGTCAGCCACACAAACGTCGGCACCGGCACCCTCCGCTAATCGACCCGATCCTGAATGGTACGGTCACTGAGGACTTGGCCGTCCTTGATCACGATTTCGCGTGCAGCATGGGCGGCAATATCGATTTCATGCGTCACCAGAATGACCGTGATCCCATCACGATTCAACTCTTCAAGAATCGCCATGATTTCATCGCTTGATCGTGTATCAAGATTTCCCGTCGGTTCGTCGGCGAGTAACAACGATGGTGAGGTCACCAGGGCCCGAGCGATCGCGACTCGTTGTTGTTGACCACCCGATAATTGTGTAGGGGTATGATGTTCACGGCCCGTCAGTCCGACCCGTTCGAGTGCTGCAGCGGCAAGCCTGCGCTGTTCCTTTAAGGGCAGGCCTCGGTACAAGAGCGGCAATTGGGCGTTTTCCAACGCGCTGGTTCGAGGAATAAGGTTGAAACTTTGAAAGACAAAACCGATTTTCTGATTCCGAATCTCTGCCAGCTGATCCGGTTGCAACCCCTCCACCTCAACACCGCCTAACCGATAGTGTCCCTTGCTCGGCTGATCCAGGCACCCAAGAATATTCATCAACGTCGACTTCCCTGAACCACTTGTGCCCATAATGGCGACAAACTCCCCCTCGTGGATCGTCACACTCAGGCCCCGTAATGCCTGCACCTCGACGTCACCGACTCGGTAC contains:
- a CDS encoding transposase; translated protein: AVRRRGIRAWMQWYTEDRPHQALGYRSPIQYRAQQSTRVA
- a CDS encoding JAB domain-containing protein produces the protein MGFRTSLATNLTTGVCPFGLHSPVRLGCPQPSVLVRASIVRNERKRGTFHSHPSTDPTPSPEERTLTTRLREAGDLLGIRLLDHLFLGDDL
- a CDS encoding type II toxin-antitoxin system RelE/ParE family toxin yields the protein MIRSFRHKGLQLLFEQDDGRKLKADQLDRLRLILSALNAAESVEDMNQPTFRLHPLKGDRKGSWAVTVRANWRVTFRFSQGHTHDIDLEDYH
- a CDS encoding HigA family addiction module antidote protein gives rise to the protein MMMKNPVHPGKLVEANLEELGLSVAETAKAMKVTRQQLYNVIRGKSAVSPDMALRFEKAFGGSAAMWLGMQSAHDLAQARKEHRKVKIRRLAEHRLGVAS
- a CDS encoding ABC transporter permease, whose amino-acid sequence is MPTFVWLTIVTALRILQRNRLRAGLTMLGIIIGVGAVIAMVSIGEGAKLAVQKQIASMGANSILIWPNYSLISGVRGGQGAVVTLTVADAIDLKKKIPLLTEAGWSRSGSMQVMNGGRNWSTTVIGASPSALTVRDWAYSSGGPFTQTDMDTAARVALIGQTVVDNLFEPGEEPVGAILRLKNVPIRVIGVLSPKGQSPSGSDQDDVVIIPFSTAERKVLGTSFLGTVSGVHVATDRTEDVFEAVEQIREVLRSRHRLQGDRPDDFLIRTQIDVAKVQEGTSETLTGMLLAIASVSLLVGGIGIMNILLVSVTERTREIGIRMAVGAKRLHIMMQFLIEAMTLSMVGGGIGVLLGVTAARLTSIIAGWPTIISGQTIVTAFGFSLVVGLFFGLYPANKAARLNPIEALRYE
- a CDS encoding ABC transporter ATP-binding protein — protein: MIPLIVCEDLWKVYRVGDVEVQALRGLSVTIHEGEFVAIMGTSGSGKSTLMNILGCLDQPSKGHYRLGGVEVEGLQPDQLAEIRNQKIGFVFQSFNLIPRTSALENAQLPLLYRGLPLKEQRRLAAAALERVGLTGREHHTPTQLSGGQQQRVAIARALVTSPSLLLADEPTGNLDTRSSDEIMAILEELNRDGITVILVTHEIDIAAHAAREIVIKDGQVLSDRTIQDRVD